In Salinibacterium sp. ZJ70, one DNA window encodes the following:
- a CDS encoding sensor histidine kinase has product MWRRLTPAQLGVDILIAVGFFLLLLLSTWQVGRWALLVLAGFTVALALRRVAPGVALAVGWLVAIVQMLLGVLPNPANVVVFVLVYTAAAYGSSLTRWAAFASSFVAPITITLYVLADEGFGQLDMCLTFQYQYCASYVPDLAGRAVGWFVAFAFAFLLAWTIGQLVRTRNRARANKAAMIVAEQEVVAEQERTRIARDMHDVVAHSLAVIVAQADGGRYASRVDPVAAEESLATIAATAREALGDVRVLLAQLRYSQEDGPQPTLGDLDRLFAGMRAAGLQVEREETGTRPVLGAAQQIAIYRIVQESLTNALRHADTAREVLVRMAWAEHGLDLTIQSHLPDVRTRTGMIPVAGASTGHGLAGMTERANLAGGWLRAAAVDGRFVVTAWLPSMHAVSPTALTVKEPAE; this is encoded by the coding sequence ATGTGGAGGAGACTGACGCCCGCGCAGCTCGGCGTCGACATCCTCATCGCGGTGGGGTTCTTCCTGCTTCTGCTGCTTTCCACGTGGCAGGTGGGCAGGTGGGCGCTGCTCGTCCTCGCGGGCTTCACGGTCGCGCTCGCTCTGCGCCGGGTCGCGCCGGGAGTCGCACTCGCGGTGGGCTGGCTGGTTGCGATCGTGCAGATGCTGCTCGGTGTGCTGCCGAACCCGGCGAACGTCGTCGTCTTCGTGCTCGTCTACACCGCCGCGGCCTACGGATCGTCGCTCACCCGCTGGGCGGCATTCGCGTCGTCGTTCGTCGCGCCCATCACCATCACCCTCTACGTGCTCGCCGATGAGGGCTTCGGCCAGCTCGACATGTGCCTCACCTTCCAGTACCAGTACTGCGCGAGCTATGTTCCAGATCTCGCCGGTCGGGCGGTGGGCTGGTTCGTCGCGTTCGCGTTCGCGTTCCTGCTCGCCTGGACGATCGGCCAGCTCGTGCGCACGCGCAATCGCGCGCGGGCGAACAAGGCGGCGATGATCGTCGCCGAGCAGGAGGTGGTGGCCGAGCAGGAGCGCACCCGCATCGCGCGCGACATGCACGACGTCGTCGCCCACTCGCTCGCCGTGATCGTGGCGCAGGCCGACGGAGGCCGCTACGCGTCGCGCGTCGACCCCGTCGCCGCGGAGGAGTCGCTTGCGACGATCGCCGCCACCGCACGCGAGGCGCTGGGCGATGTGCGTGTGCTTCTCGCCCAGCTGCGTTACAGCCAGGAGGATGGCCCGCAGCCGACCCTCGGCGACCTCGACCGGCTGTTTGCGGGAATGCGTGCGGCCGGGCTCCAGGTCGAGCGTGAGGAGACGGGCACCCGGCCTGTGCTCGGCGCCGCGCAGCAGATCGCGATCTACCGCATCGTGCAGGAGTCGCTCACGAACGCCCTGCGCCACGCCGACACCGCACGCGAGGTGCTCGTGCGCATGGCGTGGGCCGAGCACGGCCTCGACCTCACCATCCAGAGCCACCTGCCTGACGTGCGCACGCGCACCGGCATGATCCCCGTCGCGGGAGCCTCGACCGGTCACGGTCTCGCCGGCATGACCGAGCGCGCCAACCTCGCGGGCGGCTGGCTGCGTGCCGCTGCCGTCGACGGGCGCTTCGTCGTGACCGCGTGGCTCCCGTCCATGCATGCCGTGTCGCCCACCGCCCTCACCGTGAAGGAACCAGCTGAATGA
- a CDS encoding response regulator transcription factor, whose amino-acid sequence MTDPIRVALVDDQALFRTGIRMLISSQHDLEFAGEAGDGAEGVELVTREQPDVVLMDIRMPVMDGIESTERILAKVAPGAQGPRVIVLTTFDLDEAATRAIRAGASGFLLKDADPEFLLAAIRTVHAGTAVIAPSATRELFEHFDSRGGVTTAPPAFDTLTSRERDIFLLAGRGLSNSEIASSEFVSEATVKTHISRILSKLGLRDRVQLVVYAFEHRLID is encoded by the coding sequence ATGACCGACCCCATCCGCGTCGCGCTCGTCGACGATCAGGCGCTCTTCCGCACCGGCATCCGGATGCTCATCAGCTCGCAGCACGATCTGGAGTTCGCGGGCGAGGCGGGCGATGGCGCCGAGGGGGTGGAGCTCGTGACGCGCGAGCAGCCGGATGTGGTGCTCATGGACATCCGGATGCCGGTCATGGACGGCATCGAGTCGACGGAGCGCATCCTCGCGAAGGTCGCTCCGGGGGCGCAGGGTCCGCGCGTCATCGTGCTCACGACCTTCGACCTCGACGAGGCGGCGACGCGCGCCATCCGTGCCGGTGCGAGCGGCTTCCTGCTGAAGGATGCGGACCCCGAGTTCCTGCTCGCCGCGATCCGCACCGTGCACGCGGGCACCGCCGTCATCGCGCCGAGCGCCACGCGCGAGCTCTTCGAGCACTTCGACTCCCGGGGTGGCGTCACGACCGCGCCCCCCGCGTTCGACACCCTCACGAGTCGCGAGCGCGACATCTTCCTGCTCGCCGGGCGAGGTCTCAGCAACAGCGAGATCGCCTCGAGCGAGTTCGTGAGCGAGGCGACCGTGAAGACCCACATCTCGCGCATCCTCTCCAAGCTCGGTCTCCGCGATCGCGTGCAGCTCGTGGTCTACGCGTTCGAGCACCGGCTGATCGACTGA
- the era gene encoding GTPase Era: MSKQFRAGFATFVGRPNVGKSTLTNALVGEKVAITSAKPQTTRTAIRGIVHREDGQLIIVDTPGIHRPRTLLGERLNDVVAGILGDVDVIGFCIPADEKIGPGDRFINEQLDKFPRAKKIAIVTKVDKASRPAVAEQLLAISELREWDDIIPVSSLQGIQLDTLVSQLIALMPESPPLYPDDAVTDETLEHRISELIREAALEGVSDELPHSIAVTLDDMVDREDSDIVDVYANIWVERDSQKGIIIGKGGSRLKEVGATARAGIEPLVGKRIYLSLRVKVAPNWQRDPKYLRRLGF; encoded by the coding sequence ATGTCCAAGCAGTTCCGGGCGGGCTTCGCCACCTTCGTGGGGCGTCCGAACGTCGGAAAGTCGACGCTCACGAACGCCCTCGTGGGCGAGAAGGTCGCGATCACGTCGGCGAAGCCTCAGACCACGCGCACCGCGATCCGCGGCATCGTGCACCGCGAGGACGGCCAGCTCATCATCGTGGACACGCCCGGCATCCACCGGCCCCGCACGCTGCTCGGCGAACGGCTCAATGATGTCGTGGCGGGCATCCTGGGCGACGTCGACGTCATCGGATTCTGCATCCCGGCGGACGAGAAGATCGGCCCCGGCGACCGCTTCATCAACGAACAGCTCGACAAGTTCCCGCGGGCGAAGAAGATCGCGATCGTCACCAAGGTCGACAAGGCGTCGCGCCCGGCCGTCGCCGAGCAGCTGCTCGCGATCAGCGAGCTGCGCGAATGGGACGACATCATCCCGGTGTCGTCGCTCCAGGGCATCCAGCTCGACACGCTCGTGTCGCAGCTCATCGCGCTCATGCCCGAGTCGCCGCCGCTGTACCCGGATGACGCTGTCACCGATGAGACCCTGGAGCACCGGATCTCGGAGCTCATCCGCGAGGCTGCCCTCGAGGGCGTCTCCGACGAGCTGCCGCACTCGATCGCCGTCACCCTCGACGACATGGTCGACCGCGAGGACTCCGACATCGTCGACGTGTACGCCAACATCTGGGTCGAGCGCGACAGCCAGAAGGGCATCATCATCGGCAAGGGCGGATCGCGTCTCAAGGAGGTCGGAGCGACCGCGCGTGCGGGCATCGAGCCGCTCGTCGGCAAGCGCATCTACCTCAGCCTGCGCGTCAAGGTCGCACCCAACTGGCAGCGCGACCCCAAGTACCTGCGCCGTCTCGGCTTCTAG
- a CDS encoding ABC transporter ATP-binding protein, giving the protein MDLTTSITPIDSADATPASLVARVESLTKSYGAHGARVDALTGVTLGIRRGEFTAIMGPSGSGKSTLMHIMAGLDAPTSGRVWLGDTEIGGMRDDELTLLRRRRIGFVFQAFNLVPTLDVEGNLLLPFELDGRTPTVSEREWIDELESVLGLDARLAHRPHELSGGQQQRVAIARALVTRPELVFADEPTGNLDSRTSREVLGVLTSATRSYGQSIAMVTHDPVAASYADRVVFLADGRVVADRTGMDASQIAQFMLDLDLEA; this is encoded by the coding sequence ATGGACCTCACCACGAGCATCACCCCCATCGACTCCGCAGATGCGACCCCTGCCTCGCTCGTCGCGCGCGTCGAGAGTCTCACCAAGAGCTACGGCGCGCACGGCGCCCGCGTCGACGCGCTCACAGGCGTGACGCTCGGCATCCGCCGCGGCGAGTTCACCGCCATCATGGGACCGTCAGGCTCCGGCAAGTCGACGCTCATGCACATCATGGCCGGCCTCGACGCGCCGACCAGCGGACGGGTGTGGCTCGGCGACACCGAGATCGGCGGGATGCGCGACGATGAGCTCACGCTGCTGCGCCGCCGCCGCATCGGCTTCGTCTTCCAGGCGTTCAATCTCGTGCCGACGCTCGATGTGGAAGGCAACCTGCTGCTGCCCTTCGAACTCGACGGCCGCACGCCGACGGTGAGCGAGCGCGAGTGGATCGACGAGCTGGAGTCCGTGCTCGGCCTCGACGCGCGGCTCGCGCATCGACCGCACGAGCTCTCCGGCGGGCAGCAGCAGCGCGTCGCGATCGCGCGTGCCCTCGTGACCCGCCCCGAGCTCGTCTTCGCGGATGAGCCGACCGGCAACCTCGACTCCCGCACGAGCCGCGAGGTGCTCGGGGTGCTCACCTCGGCCACCCGCAGCTACGGTCAGTCGATCGCCATGGTGACCCACGACCCGGTCGCCGCGAGCTACGCCGACCGCGTCGTGTTCCTCGCCGATGGGCGCGTCGTCGCCGATCGCACGGGCATGGACGCCTCGCAGATCGCCCAGTTCATGCTCGACCTCGACCTGGAGGCGTGA